The following are from one region of the Nocardioides marmotae genome:
- a CDS encoding L-aspartate oxidase, with amino-acid sequence MPGPLTVPAARRLPGRLTAPEPGWSTRADVVVIGSGIAGLTAALRLREHVEKVLVVTKDVLAAGSTQWAQGGIAAALGEGDTPEQHEVDTLVAGAGACDLEAVRVLVGEGPEAVHELIALGTRFDVDATGLLSLTREGGHLRDRIAHAGGDATGAEIQRALIAAVEAATDIEVVQHALAVDLLLGPDRGVAGVTLHVMGEGERDGIGAVHCRAVVLASGGLGQVFSQTTNPAVSTGDGMALALRAGATLRDLEFVQFHPTVMYLGPDSRGQQPLISEAVRGEGAFLVDADGDRLMTGVHELGDLAPRDVVAKAITRRMHETGRPHMWLDARHLGADFWERRFPTILATARRHGVDPVTEPIPVAPACHYASGGVRTDLWGRTDVAGLYATGEVACSGVHGANRLASNSLLEGLVFSRRIATVLPAELRPWAEPAPDTRPVGLVDGSVRQELQEVMTERVGVLRSAAGLAEAAGVLDELAGTPAATVDLGAWETTNLLTIAAALTDAAALREETRGSHWREDHPDRDDARWAGHFDTRLDLRSADGAAVLTFAPAPATDGGLGR; translated from the coding sequence GTGCCCGGCCCCCTCACCGTCCCGGCGGCGCGCCGTCTCCCCGGGCGCCTGACCGCCCCCGAGCCGGGGTGGTCGACCCGCGCGGACGTCGTGGTCATCGGGTCCGGGATCGCCGGGCTGACCGCGGCGCTGCGGCTGCGCGAGCACGTCGAGAAGGTCCTCGTCGTCACCAAGGACGTGCTGGCGGCCGGCTCCACGCAGTGGGCGCAGGGCGGCATCGCCGCCGCGCTGGGCGAGGGCGACACCCCCGAGCAGCACGAGGTCGACACCCTGGTCGCCGGCGCGGGCGCCTGCGACCTCGAGGCGGTGCGCGTGCTGGTGGGCGAGGGGCCCGAGGCGGTGCACGAGCTGATCGCGCTCGGCACCCGCTTCGACGTCGACGCCACCGGCCTGCTGTCGCTGACCCGCGAGGGCGGCCACCTCCGCGACCGGATCGCCCACGCCGGGGGCGACGCCACCGGCGCGGAGATCCAGCGCGCCCTGATCGCCGCGGTCGAGGCGGCCACCGACATCGAGGTCGTCCAGCACGCGCTGGCCGTCGACCTGCTCCTCGGCCCCGACCGCGGCGTCGCCGGGGTGACCCTGCACGTCATGGGCGAGGGGGAGCGCGACGGGATCGGCGCGGTCCACTGCCGCGCGGTGGTCCTGGCCAGCGGCGGGCTCGGCCAGGTCTTCTCCCAGACCACCAACCCGGCGGTCTCCACCGGCGACGGCATGGCGCTCGCGCTGCGGGCCGGCGCGACCCTGCGCGACCTGGAGTTCGTCCAGTTCCACCCCACGGTCATGTACCTCGGCCCCGACTCCCGCGGCCAGCAGCCGCTCATCTCCGAGGCCGTCCGCGGGGAGGGCGCGTTCCTCGTGGACGCCGACGGCGACCGGCTGATGACCGGCGTCCACGAGCTCGGCGACCTCGCCCCGCGCGACGTGGTGGCCAAGGCGATCACCCGCCGGATGCACGAGACCGGGCGCCCGCACATGTGGCTCGACGCCCGGCACCTCGGCGCGGACTTCTGGGAGCGCCGCTTCCCCACCATCCTCGCCACCGCCCGCCGCCACGGCGTCGACCCGGTGACCGAGCCGATCCCGGTCGCCCCCGCGTGCCACTACGCCTCCGGCGGGGTGCGCACCGACCTGTGGGGCCGCACCGATGTCGCCGGCCTGTACGCCACCGGCGAGGTCGCCTGCTCCGGCGTCCACGGCGCCAACCGGCTCGCGTCGAACTCCCTGCTCGAGGGCCTGGTCTTCTCCCGGCGGATCGCCACCGTGCTGCCCGCCGAGCTCCGCCCCTGGGCCGAGCCCGCGCCGGACACCCGGCCGGTGGGGCTGGTCGACGGCTCCGTGCGCCAGGAGCTCCAGGAGGTGATGACCGAGCGGGTCGGTGTGCTGCGCAGCGCCGCCGGTCTCGCCGAGGCGGCCGGGGTGCTCGACGAGCTCGCGGGCACCCCTGCGGCCACCGTCGACCTCGGCGCGTGGGAGACCACGAACCTGCTCACCATCGCCGCCGCCCTCACCGACGCCGCGGCCCTGCGCGAGGAGACCCGCGGGTCGCACTGGCGCGAGGACCACCCCGACCGCGACGACGCCCGGTGGGCCGGACACTTCGACACCCGCCTCGACCTCAGGTCCGCCGACGGCGCCGCCGTGCTGACCTTCGCCCCCGCCCCCGCGACCGATGGAGGCCTCGGCCGATGA
- the nadC gene encoding carboxylating nicotinate-nucleotide diphosphorylase, whose product MITPTPYDALPAGLLAELEAAGLDPRAVHDHVRLALAEDVPTEDVTSVATIAPDARAVGDFAAREAGTVAGLGIAALVFHLVLGDDVEVTDRLPDGTRVAPGDVVMRVAGPARGLLTAERTALNYASHLSGVATATAAWVDALDGTGAQVLDTRKTLPTYRALQKYAVRCGGGRNHRTSLSDRAMVKDNHVVAAGGVVPAYRAVRAAYPDLRVEVEVTDLDQLRELVEAGCEEILLDNMSTETMAEAVRLVERMGAAGRVALEASGGLTFDRAREVAATGVDYISVGALTHSVDVFDLGLDLHEE is encoded by the coding sequence ATGATCACCCCCACCCCGTACGACGCCCTGCCGGCCGGCCTGCTCGCCGAGCTCGAGGCCGCGGGGCTCGACCCCCGCGCGGTCCACGACCACGTCCGGCTGGCGCTCGCCGAGGACGTCCCGACCGAGGACGTCACCAGCGTCGCGACCATCGCCCCCGACGCGCGCGCGGTCGGCGACTTCGCGGCCCGGGAGGCCGGGACGGTCGCCGGGCTCGGCATCGCCGCGCTCGTCTTCCACCTCGTGCTCGGCGACGACGTCGAGGTCACCGACCGGCTGCCCGACGGCACCCGGGTGGCCCCCGGCGACGTCGTCATGCGGGTCGCCGGGCCCGCGCGCGGCCTGCTGACCGCCGAGCGGACCGCGCTGAACTACGCCAGCCACCTCTCCGGCGTCGCGACCGCTACCGCGGCCTGGGTCGACGCGCTCGACGGCACCGGCGCGCAGGTGCTCGACACCCGCAAGACCCTGCCCACCTACCGCGCGCTCCAGAAGTACGCCGTGCGCTGCGGCGGCGGGCGCAACCACCGCACCAGCCTCTCGGACCGGGCGATGGTCAAGGACAACCACGTCGTCGCCGCCGGCGGCGTCGTGCCGGCCTACCGCGCCGTCCGCGCGGCGTACCCGGACCTGCGCGTCGAGGTCGAGGTCACCGACCTCGACCAGCTGCGCGAGCTGGTCGAGGCCGGCTGCGAGGAGATCCTGCTCGACAACATGTCCACCGAGACGATGGCCGAGGCGGTCCGCCTGGTCGAGCGGATGGGCGCCGCCGGCCGCGTGGCGCTCGAGGCGTCCGGGGGGCTGACCTTCGACCGCGCCCGCGAGGTCGCGGCCACCGGCGTCGACTACATCTCCGTCGGCGCGCTGACCCACTCCGTCGACGTCTTCGACCTCGGCCTGGACCTCCACGAGGAGTGA
- a CDS encoding type III pantothenate kinase: MPLLAADIGNSHTQLGLVQDGEVLAHWRVGTDERRTADEWSVLIRGLLGRDAAGVDGVSVCSTVPAVLHEWRDMLARHFADLPCLVVEPGVRTGVPILMDNPREVGSDRIVNALAAAELHGGPAIVVDFGGTATTFDVVNASGQYVGGAIAPGIEISLEALGRRGAQLRKVELARPRTVIAKNTVEALQSGLVFGVAAQVEGLVARMTAELGVQPGDISVIATGHLAPLLIEDCSAFTAHSPWLTLQGLELVFRRNNRD, translated from the coding sequence GTGCCGCTCCTCGCCGCCGACATCGGCAACAGCCACACCCAGCTGGGCCTCGTCCAGGACGGGGAGGTCCTCGCGCACTGGCGGGTGGGCACCGACGAGCGCCGCACCGCCGACGAGTGGTCGGTGCTGATCCGTGGCCTGCTCGGCCGCGACGCGGCCGGCGTCGACGGGGTCAGCGTGTGCTCGACCGTCCCGGCGGTGCTGCACGAGTGGCGCGACATGCTGGCCCGGCACTTCGCCGACCTCCCCTGCCTGGTCGTCGAGCCCGGCGTCCGCACCGGCGTCCCGATCCTCATGGACAACCCGCGTGAGGTCGGCTCGGACCGCATCGTCAACGCCCTCGCCGCCGCCGAGCTGCACGGCGGTCCTGCGATCGTCGTCGACTTCGGTGGGACCGCGACCACCTTCGACGTCGTCAACGCGAGCGGTCAGTACGTCGGCGGCGCGATCGCGCCCGGCATCGAGATCTCGCTGGAGGCGCTCGGCCGCCGCGGCGCCCAGCTGCGCAAGGTCGAGCTCGCCCGGCCGCGGACGGTGATCGCGAAGAACACCGTCGAGGCGCTCCAGTCCGGCCTGGTCTTCGGCGTCGCCGCCCAGGTCGAGGGCCTCGTCGCGCGGATGACCGCCGAGCTCGGCGTTCAGCCCGGTGATATCTCCGTGATCGCCACCGGCCATCTCGCGCCGTTGCTGATCGAGGACTGCTCGGCATTCACCGCGCATTCACCCTGGCTGACGCTGCAGGGGCTCGAGCTGGTATTCCGGCGCAATAACCGGGATTGA
- a CDS encoding histone-like nucleoid-structuring protein Lsr2, whose product MAQKIHIVLEDDLDGSEATETVSFGLDGTSYEIDLNEENASALRGALATYVGHARKVSGTRRGAGGRRSGGSASANASGGPTAKEIRDWARQNGFEVPDRGRVSAEVREAYDSAH is encoded by the coding sequence ATGGCTCAGAAGATCCACATCGTGCTCGAGGACGACCTGGACGGCAGCGAGGCGACCGAGACGGTGTCGTTCGGCCTGGACGGCACCTCCTACGAGATCGACCTGAACGAGGAGAACGCCTCCGCCCTGCGCGGGGCCCTCGCGACGTACGTCGGCCACGCCCGCAAGGTCAGCGGCACCCGCCGCGGTGCCGGCGGCCGTCGCTCGGGCGGCTCCGCGAGCGCCAACGCCTCGGGCGGCCCCACCGCCAAGGAGATCCGTGACTGGGCGCGGCAGAACGGGTTCGAGGTGCCGGACCGTGGCCGCGTGTCGGCCGAGGTCCGCGAGGCCTACGACTCCGCGCACTGA
- a CDS encoding ATP-dependent Clp protease ATP-binding subunit, protein MFERFTDRARRVVVLAQEEARMLSHNYIGTEHILLGLIHEGEGVAAKALESLDISLEAVRAQVEEIIGQGQQAPSGHIPFTPRAKKVLELSLREALQLGHSYIGTEHILLGLIREGEGVAAQVLQKLGADLNRVRQQVIQLLSGFQGKESSQSAAAAAGASGDAPSSSLVLDQFGRNLTQDAREGKLDPVIGREQEIERVMQILSRRTKNNPVLIGEPGVGKTTIVEGLAQDIVKGNVPETLKDKQIYTLDLGALVAGSRYRGDFEERLKKVLKEIRTRGDIVLFIDEIHTLVGAGAAEGAIDAASILKPMLARGELQTIGATTLDEYRKYLEKDAALERRFQPIQVAEPSIAHTIEMLKGLRDRYEAHHRVTITDEALVSAATLADRYISDRFLPDKAIDLIDEAGSRLRIRRMTAPADLREFDDKIAEVRQRKEAAIDGQDFEAAARLRDEEKQLILTKSEREKQWRAGDMDEVAEVDEELIAEVLAVATGIPIVKLSEEESTRLLKMEDELHKRVIGQDEAVKALSRAIRRTRAGLKDPKRPGGSFIFAGPSGVGKTWLSKTLAEFLFGDEDALIQLDMSEFGEKHTVSRLFGSPPGYVGYEEGGQLTEKVRRKPFSVVLFDEVEKAHPDIFNSLLQILEEGRLTDSQGRVVDFKNTVIIMTTNLGTRDIAKGMNLGFAGAAGGPGDYDRMKNKVSEELKQHFRPEFLNRVDEVIVFPPLSQEQIVSMVDNMVASVEVRLRDRDMKLELTQGAKNLLAQRGFDPVLGARPLRRTVQREIEDVLAEKMLFGEVGPGMIVLVDVDGDGPAANFTFEGQKVGELPDMPPFETAGVETSIETTPVEGEGPNDETSGSDVPRSGGED, encoded by the coding sequence ATGTTCGAGCGGTTCACTGACCGAGCCCGCCGGGTGGTCGTGCTGGCCCAGGAAGAGGCCCGCATGCTGTCCCACAACTACATCGGGACCGAGCACATCCTGCTCGGCCTCATCCACGAGGGCGAGGGCGTGGCCGCCAAGGCCCTCGAGAGCCTCGACATCTCCCTCGAGGCCGTCCGCGCCCAGGTCGAGGAGATCATCGGCCAGGGCCAGCAGGCGCCCAGCGGCCACATCCCCTTCACCCCGCGCGCCAAGAAGGTCCTCGAGCTCTCCCTGCGCGAGGCGCTGCAGCTCGGGCACTCCTACATCGGCACCGAGCACATCCTGCTCGGGCTGATCCGCGAGGGCGAGGGCGTCGCCGCCCAGGTCCTCCAGAAGCTCGGCGCCGACCTCAACCGGGTCCGCCAGCAGGTCATCCAGTTGCTCAGCGGCTTCCAGGGCAAGGAGTCCTCGCAGTCGGCCGCGGCCGCGGCCGGTGCGAGCGGCGACGCCCCGTCGTCCTCGCTGGTCCTCGACCAGTTCGGCCGCAACCTGACCCAGGACGCGCGCGAGGGCAAGCTCGACCCGGTCATCGGGCGCGAGCAGGAGATCGAGCGCGTCATGCAGATCCTGTCGCGCCGCACGAAGAACAACCCCGTCCTCATCGGCGAGCCCGGCGTCGGCAAGACGACGATCGTCGAGGGCCTGGCCCAGGACATCGTCAAGGGCAACGTGCCCGAGACGCTCAAGGACAAGCAGATCTACACCCTCGACCTCGGCGCGCTGGTCGCGGGCTCGCGCTACCGCGGTGACTTCGAGGAGCGCCTGAAGAAGGTGCTCAAGGAGATCCGCACCCGCGGCGACATCGTGCTGTTCATCGACGAGATCCACACCCTCGTCGGCGCCGGTGCGGCCGAGGGCGCGATCGACGCCGCCAGCATCCTCAAGCCGATGCTGGCCCGCGGCGAGCTGCAGACCATCGGTGCGACCACGCTCGACGAGTACCGCAAGTACCTGGAGAAGGACGCCGCGCTCGAGCGCCGCTTCCAGCCCATCCAGGTCGCCGAGCCGTCGATCGCGCACACCATCGAGATGCTCAAGGGCCTGCGCGACCGGTACGAGGCGCACCACCGGGTCACCATCACCGACGAGGCGCTGGTCTCGGCGGCGACGCTGGCCGACCGCTACATCTCCGACCGGTTCCTCCCCGACAAGGCGATCGACCTCATCGACGAGGCCGGCTCGCGCCTGCGCATCCGCCGCATGACGGCCCCGGCCGACCTGCGCGAGTTCGACGACAAGATCGCCGAGGTGCGCCAGCGCAAGGAGGCCGCCATCGACGGCCAGGACTTCGAGGCCGCCGCGCGCCTGCGCGATGAGGAGAAGCAGCTGATCCTCACCAAGTCCGAGCGCGAGAAGCAGTGGCGCGCCGGTGACATGGACGAGGTCGCCGAGGTCGACGAGGAGCTGATCGCCGAGGTGCTCGCCGTGGCGACCGGCATCCCGATCGTCAAGCTCTCCGAGGAGGAGTCGACCCGGCTGCTCAAGATGGAGGACGAGCTCCACAAGCGCGTCATCGGCCAGGACGAGGCGGTCAAGGCGCTCAGCCGCGCCATCCGGCGTACCCGCGCCGGCCTGAAGGACCCCAAGCGTCCCGGCGGGTCGTTCATCTTCGCCGGCCCCTCGGGCGTCGGCAAGACGTGGCTGTCCAAGACGCTGGCGGAGTTCCTCTTCGGCGACGAGGACGCGCTCATCCAGCTCGACATGTCGGAGTTCGGCGAGAAGCACACCGTCTCGCGGCTCTTCGGCTCGCCTCCGGGCTACGTCGGTTACGAGGAGGGCGGCCAGCTCACCGAGAAGGTGCGCCGCAAGCCGTTCTCCGTCGTCCTCTTCGACGAGGTCGAGAAGGCCCACCCCGACATCTTCAACAGCCTGTTGCAGATCCTCGAGGAAGGTCGCCTGACCGACTCCCAGGGTCGGGTCGTGGACTTCAAGAACACCGTCATCATCATGACCACCAACCTCGGCACCCGGGACATCGCCAAGGGCATGAACCTCGGTTTCGCCGGTGCCGCCGGTGGTCCCGGTGACTACGACCGGATGAAGAACAAGGTCTCGGAGGAGCTCAAGCAGCACTTCCGCCCCGAGTTCCTCAACCGCGTCGACGAGGTCATCGTCTTCCCGCCGCTCTCCCAGGAGCAGATCGTCTCGATGGTCGACAACATGGTCGCCTCCGTGGAGGTCCGCCTCCGCGACCGCGACATGAAGCTCGAGCTGACCCAGGGGGCCAAGAACCTCCTGGCCCAGCGCGGCTTCGACCCGGTGCTCGGCGCCCGGCCGCTGCGCCGCACGGTGCAGCGCGAGATCGAGGACGTCCTGGCCGAGAAGATGCTCTTCGGTGAGGTCGGCCCCGGGATGATCGTCCTGGTCGACGTCGACGGCGACGGCCCGGCCGCGAACTTCACCTTCGAGGGCCAGAAGGTCGGCGAGCTGCCCGACATGCCGCCGTTCGAGACGGCCGGCGTGGAGACCAGCATCGAGACGACGCCGGTCGAGGGCGAGGGCCCGAACGACGAGACGTCGGGCTCCGACGTCCCGCGCTCGGGCGGCGAGGACTGA
- a CDS encoding glycosyltransferase family 2 protein: MLFTVSTVKDTLPNIERFVTGNLAGGADHLVVFLDAGDPEVRTWLDEHPHVTCIRTDSSWWNGERPAELNVRQRINANLTKAALSLVEGADWVFHIDADEIIQVDRDVLAAVPPETRAVRLAPLEAVSRKHWDGDPTWFKRLLDKPDLTLLQTLGAIDRPSNGAYFHGHVDGKSGVRPALDVWLTLHHGVDADKAELPAYADADRLRLLHYESYSGEDFVRKWTSILAAGPMANFRPAREPTAVALRALIGKGLSQEQAAPYLMRIFERTTEDDFDTLRDLGLLVEADPRRGTHVPETSADDVADLRALLEALRGEPKRPFHPGEPVAAAEEVLVRAAGGRRYEARGARRFLRRS, from the coding sequence GTGCTCTTCACCGTCAGCACCGTCAAGGACACCCTGCCCAACATCGAGCGGTTCGTGACCGGCAACCTCGCCGGCGGCGCGGACCACCTCGTGGTCTTCCTCGACGCGGGGGACCCCGAGGTCCGGACCTGGCTCGACGAGCACCCCCACGTCACCTGCATCCGCACCGACTCCTCGTGGTGGAACGGCGAGCGGCCCGCCGAGCTGAACGTGCGCCAGCGGATCAACGCCAACCTCACCAAGGCCGCGCTGAGCCTGGTCGAGGGCGCCGACTGGGTTTTCCACATCGACGCCGACGAGATCATCCAGGTCGACCGCGACGTGCTCGCCGCCGTCCCGCCCGAGACGCGCGCGGTGCGGCTCGCGCCGCTGGAGGCGGTCAGCCGCAAGCACTGGGACGGCGACCCGACCTGGTTCAAGCGGCTGCTCGACAAGCCCGACCTGACCCTGCTGCAGACCCTCGGCGCGATCGACCGCCCCTCGAACGGCGCCTACTTCCACGGCCACGTCGACGGCAAGTCCGGGGTCCGGCCGGCGCTCGACGTCTGGCTGACCCTGCACCACGGCGTGGACGCCGACAAGGCCGAGCTGCCGGCGTACGCCGACGCCGACCGGCTGCGGCTGCTGCACTACGAGTCCTACTCCGGTGAGGACTTCGTGCGGAAGTGGACCTCGATCCTCGCCGCCGGCCCGATGGCCAACTTCCGCCCCGCCCGCGAGCCCACGGCGGTCGCCCTGCGCGCGCTCATCGGCAAGGGGCTCAGCCAGGAGCAGGCGGCGCCGTACCTCATGCGGATCTTCGAGCGGACCACCGAGGACGACTTCGACACCCTGCGTGACCTGGGCCTGCTCGTCGAGGCCGACCCGCGCCGCGGCACGCACGTGCCGGAGACCTCCGCCGACGACGTCGCGGACCTGCGGGCCCTGCTCGAGGCGCTGCGCGGGGAGCCCAAGCGGCCCTTCCACCCCGGCGAGCCCGTGGCCGCGGCCGAGGAGGTCCTCGTCCGGGCCGCCGGCGGGCGCCGCTACGAGGCTAGGGGAGCGCGTAGGTTCCTGCGTCGGTCCTGA
- a CDS encoding A/G-specific adenine glycosylase: MSALHEPVLRWYDAHARDLPWRRPEASPWSVMVSELMLQQTPVSRVLPVHEQWLERWPTPADLAAEPTGEAVRMWGRLGYPRRALRLHAAATAIVERHGGEVPRDHAALLALPGVGDYTAAAIASFAFGQRHVVLDTNVRRVLARTVGGVELPAQHVTKAEREAAAELLPEDEATAATWAVAVMELGALVCTAARPRCTECPVASLCAWRAAGHPAYDGPPRKVQTWAGTDRQCRGRLLAVLRDADGPVHPSRLDAVWVEEAQRVRCLAGLVEDGLAVRTDAGTYALP, translated from the coding sequence GTGAGCGCGCTGCACGAGCCGGTCCTGCGGTGGTACGACGCCCATGCCCGCGACCTCCCGTGGCGCCGTCCCGAGGCCTCCCCCTGGTCGGTGATGGTCTCCGAGCTGATGCTCCAGCAGACCCCCGTGAGCCGGGTCCTCCCGGTCCACGAGCAGTGGCTCGAGCGCTGGCCGACCCCGGCCGACCTTGCCGCCGAGCCCACCGGCGAGGCGGTGCGGATGTGGGGGCGGCTCGGCTACCCCCGCCGGGCTCTGCGCCTGCACGCCGCGGCGACGGCGATCGTCGAGCGGCACGGCGGGGAGGTGCCGAGGGACCACGCGGCGCTGCTGGCCCTTCCCGGGGTCGGCGACTACACCGCCGCGGCGATCGCCAGCTTCGCCTTCGGCCAGCGCCACGTCGTGCTGGACACCAACGTCCGCCGGGTGCTGGCCCGCACCGTCGGCGGCGTCGAGCTGCCCGCGCAGCACGTCACCAAGGCCGAGCGGGAGGCCGCCGCGGAGCTCCTCCCCGAGGACGAGGCGACCGCGGCCACCTGGGCCGTCGCGGTCATGGAGCTCGGGGCGCTGGTCTGCACGGCGGCCCGGCCGCGGTGCACCGAGTGCCCGGTCGCCTCGCTGTGCGCGTGGCGCGCGGCCGGCCACCCGGCGTACGACGGGCCGCCGCGGAAGGTGCAGACCTGGGCCGGCACCGACCGCCAGTGCCGCGGCCGCCTGCTGGCGGTGCTGCGCGATGCCGACGGCCCGGTGCACCCCAGCCGGCTCGACGCGGTCTGGGTCGAGGAGGCCCAGCGGGTCCGGTGCCTGGCGGGGCTGGTCGAGGACGGGCTGGCGGTCAGGACCGACGCAGGAACCTACGCGCTCCCCTAG
- the disA gene encoding DNA integrity scanning diadenylate cyclase DisA produces the protein MATDRSDDVLRLRATLASIAPGTAMRDGLERILRGRTGALIVLGNDKVVESISTGGFVLDVPFTATGLRELAKMDGGIIVDKDLTRILRAAVHLMPDHTIPSEETGTRHRTADRVARQTGFPVISVSQSMQIIAAYVGETRHVLEDSGQILSRANQALATLERYKLRLDEVASTLSALEIEDLVTVRDVAVVAQRLEMVIRIAREIEDYVLELGTDGRLLSLQLEELVTGVDAERELVIRDYLPSGKRSKSPEDVIAKLEALSPTELVDPASTARVLGLGTAEHLDGAVAPRGYRLLAKVPRLPAAVVDRLVEHFGTLQKLLSAGIDDLQAVDGVGELRARSVREGLSRLAESTILERYV, from the coding sequence GTGGCCACCGACCGCTCCGACGACGTCCTCCGCCTGCGCGCCACGCTCGCCTCGATCGCGCCGGGCACCGCCATGCGCGACGGGCTCGAGCGGATCCTGCGCGGGCGCACCGGCGCGCTGATCGTGCTGGGCAACGACAAGGTGGTGGAGTCGATCTCCACCGGCGGCTTCGTCCTCGACGTCCCCTTCACCGCCACCGGCCTGCGCGAGCTGGCCAAGATGGACGGCGGCATCATCGTCGACAAGGACCTCACCCGCATCCTGCGCGCGGCCGTGCACCTGATGCCCGACCACACGATCCCGTCGGAGGAGACCGGCACCCGCCACCGCACCGCGGACCGGGTCGCCCGGCAGACCGGCTTCCCGGTGATCTCGGTGTCGCAGTCGATGCAGATCATCGCGGCCTACGTCGGCGAGACCCGCCACGTGCTGGAGGACTCCGGCCAGATCCTGTCCCGCGCGAATCAGGCGCTGGCGACCCTGGAGCGCTACAAGCTGCGGCTGGACGAGGTCGCCTCCACGCTCTCGGCGCTGGAGATCGAGGACCTGGTCACCGTCCGCGACGTCGCGGTCGTCGCCCAGCGCCTGGAGATGGTCATCCGGATCGCGCGCGAGATCGAGGACTACGTGCTCGAGCTCGGCACCGACGGCCGCCTGCTCAGCCTCCAGCTCGAGGAGCTGGTGACCGGCGTGGACGCCGAGCGCGAGCTGGTCATCCGCGACTACCTGCCCTCCGGCAAGCGCAGCAAGAGCCCCGAGGACGTCATCGCCAAGCTCGAGGCGCTCTCCCCCACCGAGCTGGTCGACCCGGCCTCGACCGCCCGCGTCCTGGGCCTCGGCACCGCCGAGCACCTCGACGGCGCGGTCGCCCCGCGTGGCTACCGGCTGCTCGCCAAGGTCCCCCGGCTGCCCGCCGCGGTCGTCGACCGGCTGGTGGAGCACTTCGGCACCCTGCAGAAGCTGCTCTCGGCCGGCATCGACGACCTCCAGGCCGTCGACGGCGTCGGCGAGCTGCGCGCCCGCTCGGTGCGCGAGGGACTCTCTCGCCTCGCCGAGTCCACGATCCTCGAGCGGTACGTCTGA
- the radA gene encoding DNA repair protein RadA has protein sequence MPKPPRPTYRCSECGWEAAKWVGRCGECQAWGSVAEAALAPASRRAAGPVTAPARPIGQVAVEDAAHRTSGVPELDRVLGGGLVPGAAILLAGEPGVGKSTLLLEVAAQTARYQHRTLYVTGEESASQVRLRADRTGGVHDQLYLAAETDLGAVLTHVEEVRPTLLVVDSVQTIAAGDVEGAPGGVTQVKEVSAALIRMAKTRGITTVLVGHVTKEGSIAGPRVLEHLVDVVLHFEGDRDSRFRMVRAMKNRFGPVDEVGCFDLGPEGITAVADPTGLFVEHHHAGVAGTCVAVTMEGRRPLLAEVQALATLSAQERPRRTTSGLDSSRLAMVLAVLQQHVGLRLVTHDVFASTVGGARLHDPSADLAIAIALASATLGTPPPAGVVAMGEIGLSGELRRVRDLDVRLGEAARLGFTTALVPRPAGAPIDPRAEQPRTVEGMQVVEVPSVLGALLHLGLTARQARRQPSMGD, from the coding sequence ATGCCGAAGCCACCACGCCCGACCTACCGGTGCAGCGAGTGCGGCTGGGAGGCCGCCAAGTGGGTCGGCCGCTGCGGGGAGTGCCAGGCCTGGGGCTCGGTCGCGGAGGCCGCGCTCGCGCCGGCCTCGCGCCGGGCCGCCGGTCCGGTGACCGCCCCGGCGCGGCCGATCGGGCAGGTGGCGGTGGAGGACGCCGCCCACCGCACCAGCGGGGTCCCCGAGCTCGACCGCGTGCTCGGCGGCGGCCTCGTGCCCGGTGCAGCGATCCTGCTGGCCGGCGAGCCGGGCGTCGGCAAGAGCACGCTGCTGCTCGAGGTGGCCGCCCAGACCGCGCGCTACCAGCACCGCACGCTCTACGTCACCGGCGAGGAGTCGGCCTCGCAGGTCCGGCTGCGCGCCGACCGCACCGGCGGCGTCCACGACCAGCTCTACCTCGCCGCGGAGACCGACCTCGGCGCGGTGCTGACCCACGTCGAGGAGGTCCGCCCCACGCTGCTGGTCGTCGACTCGGTGCAGACGATCGCCGCCGGCGACGTCGAGGGCGCCCCCGGCGGGGTCACCCAGGTCAAGGAGGTCTCCGCCGCCCTGATCCGGATGGCCAAGACCCGCGGCATCACCACGGTGCTGGTGGGCCACGTGACCAAGGAGGGCTCGATCGCCGGCCCCCGTGTGCTCGAGCACCTCGTCGACGTGGTGCTCCACTTCGAGGGCGACCGCGACTCCCGCTTCCGGATGGTCCGGGCGATGAAGAACCGGTTCGGCCCCGTCGACGAGGTCGGCTGCTTCGACCTCGGCCCCGAGGGGATCACCGCGGTCGCCGACCCGACCGGCCTCTTCGTCGAGCACCACCACGCCGGCGTCGCCGGCACCTGCGTCGCGGTCACGATGGAGGGCCGGCGTCCCCTGCTCGCCGAGGTCCAGGCCCTGGCCACGCTCTCGGCGCAGGAGCGCCCCCGGCGGACGACCTCGGGGCTGGACTCCTCCCGGCTCGCGATGGTCCTCGCCGTCCTCCAGCAGCACGTCGGGCTGCGCCTGGTCACCCACGACGTCTTCGCCTCGACCGTCGGCGGCGCCCGGCTCCACGACCCGTCGGCCGACCTCGCGATCGCGATCGCCCTCGCCTCCGCCACGCTGGGCACCCCGCCGCCGGCCGGCGTGGTGGCGATGGGCGAGATCGGCCTCTCCGGGGAGCTGCGCCGGGTCCGCGACCTCGACGTACGCCTCGGCGAGGCGGCGCGGCTCGGGTTCACCACCGCGCTCGTCCCGCGCCCCGCCGGCGCCCCGATCGACCCGCGGGCCGAGCAGCCCCGGACGGTCGAGGGGATGCAGGTCGTCGAGGTCCCCTCGGTGCTCGGCGCGCTGCTGCACCTCGGCCTGACGGCTCGCCAGGCGCGTCGCCAGCCGTCCATGGGGGACTGA